DNA from Rhodobacteraceae bacterium M382:
GGGGGACAGCCAACGGGTGTCCATCGCGGTCAATGACGGGGATCTTCAGGATGGGGACCAGGAGTTGACCCAAACCCAGGAGTTGACCCAAACCCAGGAGTTGACCCAAACCCAGGCGGCAGACGCTCCCGAAACGATCCCGGAAGAATTGGTCGCAGAAATCGTCTCTGACGACCTTCCCGATTCCCAAATGGAAACAGAGGCGGCCAAACCGGCAGATGATGCCGATGATGTGCCGTGGGCCGACCCTGAAAATACGTTGTTTTCAGCGGCCAAGGTCGAAGTCCTGACAGACCCGGTTCTGGTCCCGGAACACCCGCCCCATGACCAAGACGACGTGCAGGACCAGGTGGAGCGCCATCTGGACGATGCCGCGCACCTGCAGGAGGCCGCCGGTCACGATGACACAGCCGACGCCGACGAACCGCTCAGCGCCCGGATTGCCGCTCTTGAGACGGCCATCAATCAAAGCGATGACCACTGGGAGCCGGATGGCGATTTCGGAGATGATTATGCTGGCACCCCGACAGTGACCATCGAATGGCAGGACCATGTCGATGAGGAGCTTTCGGATCCGCTGGAAACCGATGACACCGCCGCGATGGCCGCGATCGTGCCAGATCCGGAGGCAGCCCCGATTGCCGACACCGAGTCAACCGAGGTCGATGAGGATCTGGATGTGCTGGCAGGCGAAGACACGTTTCTGGATGAAGAAAGCCTGCGCGAATTGGTTGCCGACATTGTCCGTCAAGAGCTGCAAGGGGCTCTGGGGGAGCGGATCACCCGCAATGTGCGCAAACTCGTGCGGCGGGAAATCCATCGGGCGCTGGTGGCGCAGGAACTGGACTGAGACCCTCTCAGATTATCTGGATCACCGCAGCCACGAGTGCCTTGGATGGCGCTCTGGCCAATCGTTGATCTGACTCGACATGCCTGGCCGTGCCAGTGGCAAAGCCTGGGGTCAACTGGCTGTGCGGGTGGTCTGCGAAACTGGCCCTGCCAGATCCCACAGCTGGTCCAAGTTGAGGTGTTCTTCCAGATGCACGGCAAGCTGATCCAGAACGTCGTCCACGCCGTCTTCATAGCGCAGGTCGCTTTGGTGCCCCAGTTCCTCCAGGAATTTGGCGCGAAAGGGGTCCGATGAAAACAGACCGTGCAGATAGGTGCCGCGGACCAGACCCGACCGGGATCGGGCGCCTTCGCGTCGCCCATCTATGCCCAGCCAGGCCCGATCACAATCCGGACCGCTGCTGCGTCCCATATGAATTTCGTAACCGTCGACCGGTTCATTGCTGTCCAGCACATGCGCCTGGGTCAGGGTAACGGTCTTGGTGCCGCCCATGACTGTATCGACATCCAGCAACCCCAATCCATCAACCTTGCCGGGGCGCCCATCGACACCATCGGGGTCGTCAATTGTCTTGCCCAGCATTTGATAGCCGCCACACACGCCCAGAACGTGACCGCCGCGCCGAACATGGGCATGGATGTCCACATCCCACCCCTGTGCCTTCAAATAGGCCAGGTCTCCGATTGTCGATTTGCTCCCCGGAATCAGGATCAGATCGGCGTCACCGGGCAGCGCGCGCCCGGCGGGAACGATGTCGACCGTCACACCAGGTTCGGCCGACAGCGGGTCCAGGTCGTCGAAATTGGCCATACGCTCCAGCTGCGGGACCACGATCTTGCAGGCCCCGCCCACGTGCGAGGCGATGTCCATCATGTCCTCGGCAGGCAGACGCCAGGCTTCGTTGAACCAGGGAACCACCCCAAGACAGGGCCACCCGGTGCGCTGCACGATGTCATCGCGCCCCCCGTCAAACAGGCTCAGATCGCCGCGGAACCGGTTGACGGCAAATCCGACGATTTGATTCAGATCCACGGGGTCCAGAACGGCCTGGGTGCCCACGATCTGGGCAATCACGCCGCCACGATGGATGTCCCCCACCAATAGGACTGGCACGTTTGCAGCACAGGCAAAGCCCATATTGGCTATGTCGCCCTGGCGCAGGTTGGTTTCTGCGGGTGATCCTGCGCCTTCGATCAACACCAGGTCCGCGTCGGCTGCCAGCCGCGCAAAACTCTCCAGCGCGGCATCCAGCAAACCGCTCTTGTCGCGCATGAAACTGCCCGCAGACCGGGTGCCGCGGCGTTGCCCATGAACGATCACCTGGGCACCGGTGTCGGTCTCGGGCTTCAACAACACCGGGTTCATGTCGGTATGCGGCGTGCGGCGCGCGGCTCGGGCCTGCAGCGCCTGTGCGCGTCCGATTTCCCCGCCCTCGGGGGTGACGGCGGCATTGTTGGACATGTTCTGTGGTTTGAACGGGGCCACCCGCAGCCCGCGGTTGACAAAGGCCCGCGCCAATCCTGCGACCACCAACGATTTTCCGACGTTGCTGCCGGTGCCTTGAATCATGATGGCGCGTGTCATGGTCTCTCTCCTGTCGTCTGGCTCTGACATGACCGATTTTTCCGTCTGGTGGAAGACTAGGAATACCCCATCCTGAATGCAGCTTTGGACCCGTCCTGTTTGTGCTCAAAGACGACAGCAGGCGCTGTCCCAGCCTCTTGTTGGGCTGTGCCCAGCAAGAGGCCACGCCCAACGGGCGGAGGTTTCCCGCCAGGGAAACCGACACCGGGCGGGAGCCCATCAGGACGATCACCAAAGGCGGGTCACAGCGGTACGATCACAGCAAAGGACGATCACAGGACAGAGATCACTCTGGGGCGACCACTCACAGCAGGGGGAAATTGGAAAGGCGCGCCGACCAGGCGCGCCCTTCAATCTGCGCAATGCATTTGATATCAGGCCGCTTCGGCCTGTTGAGCGGCATTGCGACGCTCGCTTTCTTCGCGTGACAGAGCAACCGAGGTCCGCACACCGCGACCCACGAACTCCATCAATCCGTTCACAACCCGCTCATTGGGGTCGATCCCGGCACAGCTCAGCACCTCGCGCCCATCGCGCGAGCGGGCCCAACGGGCAATTTGTTCTGGGCCATTCCCGTATTTTTTATCATCGGCAATGGCGTCATCCAGCGCAGCCAACACAACTGCTGCAAACAGTTTACGAGCCCGGTTTCCCTGCTCGTTGTTAAAGGCAGTGCCGTCAACGAAATCTCTCATCTCGTCTTCCTTGTTGTTCTTGCTCTTGCAATTTCGGCGTGGCGCTCCTTATGACTGAACAATAGTGATTCGGGTACCCCGTTTTTGCATAGCTTTTATGCATTTGGTGCATGGCTTGCTGCAGGTGCAGCACGAGATAGGTTGTCTTGCCAGTCTTGCGCCTGCCAGATATAGGGTCGGCAAGCAAATCATCAACTACCCCAGAGGGATTTAACGCATGGCTAAGATCAACGGCAATGAGATCCGTCCCGGCAATGTTCTGGAACACAACGGCGGGCTTTGGGCCGCGGTCAAAGTGGATCATGTGAAACCCGGCAAGGGTGGGGCATTCGCACAGGTCGAACTGCGCAACCTGCGCAACGGGTCCAAATTGAACGAACGCTTCCGCAGCGCGGACAAGGTCGAACGGGTGCGTCTGGAGCAAAAAGACCAACAATTCCTGTACGAAAGCGACGGAATGCTGGTGTTCATGGACACCGAAACCTACGAGCAAATCGAACTGCCTGCCGAATTGTTGGGCGATCGCCGCCCGTTCCTTCAGGACGGTATGACCATCGTTGTGGAATTCCACGAAAGCGAAGCGTTGAACGCCACTGTGCCGCAGAAAGTCACCTGTCAGATCGTCGAGACCGAACCGGTCGTCAAAGGTCAGACAGCGGCCAATTCGTTCAAACCCGCGATTCTGGACAATGGGGTCAAAGTCATGGTGCCGCCCTTTGTCGGTCAGGACGAAATGATCGTGGTGAACACCGAAACCATGGAATATTCTGAACGCGCCTGACGTGGCGTCGTTTGATGTGAATTGAACCCGTTTCTTTGGTTTGAAGAGGCGGGTTTTTCATTTTTGGGCGTTTTGTCATTTCTTTATGCTTGAAACTTTAAACTTGAAATAAATCCGGAAATTCCGCACACTCTCCAAAACCCGCCGCGTCCCGGTCACAAGTCAAGGAGCCCGTCATGCCCGCAATCTCTGTACATCCCGAAGGATGGAAACCCGCAAAAGGCTATGCCAATGGCATGGTGGCCGAGGGGCGTGTATTGTGTGTGGGCGGGCAGATCGGCTGGAATGCGCAACAGGTGTTCGAAACCCATGACTTTATCGGTCAGATGGTCCAGACCCTGAAAAATATTCGTGACGTGGTCGAAGCGGCCGGTGGCAAGGCCGAAGATATCATTCGCCTGACCTGGTATGTGACGGACAAACGGGAATACGTCGCGCGCCAGGGCGAAATCGGCAAGGCATACCGCGATGTGATGGGATACCATTTCCCGGCCATGGCGATGGTGGTGGTGGCCGGGTTGGTCGAAGATGACGCCAAGATCGAAATCGAAGCCACGGCGGTTCTGCCATCCTGAGACCGCTGATCGCCCCCTGATGGGTTTTCTTCGCAGCGTTTCTCTGGTCACCTGTGCGTGAAGATGCTTTTGTGGGGCGATGGTCGGGGCCATATGCCCCGTAGCGCGGACATCAGGAGGGCCTTATGCGGATCAATGCCGATTTTGCCGAAAGAGTGGCAGTTCACTTTGATGACACCCCGTGGGTTGCCTCTCCGGCCCCAGGGGTTGAACGCAAAATGCTGGACCGGATTGGCGAAGAGGTCGCGCGGGCGACAACCATTGTCAGGTTCGCACCGGGCAGCGCCTTCAAGGCCCATACCCATGACGGGGGCGAGGAATACCTGGTGCTGGACGGGGTGTTTCAGGACGAACTGGGGGATTTCCCGGTGGGATCCTATGTGCGCAACCCGCCCACATCGCGCCACACGCCTGCCGCGATGGACGGCGCTATTATTCTGGTCAAACTGCATCAATTCCAACCCGAGGACAGGCATCAGGTTCAGATCAACACCAATATCGGTGCCGATCCGGTGTTGCCGCTGTTTCATGACGCCCACGAAGAGGTGCGCCTCGAAACCTGGGCACCAGGAGCCAGGGTCGGCAAGGAACCCGAAGGGGGCATGGAGGTTTTTGTTGTGGACGGTGGCTTCACGGAAAACGGCGAAGAATTTGCGCGCTGGGACTGGCTGCGCCTGCCGCCGGGACAGGGGTTTTCAGGCTGCGCGGGGCCCGATGGGGCCCGTGTTTGGATCAAAACGGGGCATTTGGCCCAAATGCTGTAATTTTGTGCAATCCCGGATAGCGGTTTGATATCAAAGATTTGCTGGCCATCTGATTTCAGGTGGCCATATTTTTTTCATCCGGTCAAAATTTTACCAGTTGATAAAAAAATAAAATATGGCACTCTGATAGGACAAGAACAAAACATCAGGGAGACACCCAATGGCGACCAGCCATCAGGCATCCGGAGTTCAGGCAGGGCGTTTGTCCGCCGAACAGATCACCGAAAACTTTTCGGATCTGCATCCAGCCTATGACGCACACGAGGCGGCAGTGGCCGCAGATCGGTGCTATTTCTGCTATGACGCACCCTGCACGACCGCATGCCCCACAGACATCGACATTCCCATGTTCCTGCGCGAAATCCAGACCGGTCACCCCGAGGCTGCGGCGCGCACGATCCTGAGCCAGAACATCCTGGGCGGCATGTGCGCCCGGGTCTGCCCCACGGAAACGCTGTGCGAAGAGGTTTGCGTGCGTGAAACGGCCGAAGGCAAGCCGGTCGAGATCGGCCGCCTGCAGCGCTATGCCACCGACACGTTGATGGCGTCGGGCGTGCACCCGTTCACACGGGCGGACAGCACTGGCAAGAAAATTGCCATCGTCGGGGCAGGGCCTGCGGGTCTTTCGGCGGCGCACCGTCTGGCGATGTTGGGCCATGATGTGGTGATTTATGAGCCCAAACCCAAATCCGGCGGCCTGAATGAATTCGGGATCGCGTCGTATAAGTCGACGGAAAACTTCGCCGCACGCGAAGTCGAATGGTTGATGCAGATCGGTGGGATCACCGTTGAGCATGGCCAGGGGTTGGGCCGAGGTCTCACGCTTGATGGTCTCAAAGCTGATCATGACGCGGTGTTCCTGTCAATTGGTCTGGCTGGGGTCAATGCCCTGCGGGCCGCGGGCGAGGACAAGGACGGCGTGCGCGATGCCGTTGATTTCATTTCCGAACTGCGTCAGGCGGACGATCTTCGCACCTTGCCTGTTGGCCGCGATGTCGTGGTGATTGGCGGCGGTATGACCGCAGTGGATGCCGCCGTGCAGTCGAAACTGTTGGGCGCGGAAAACGTCACCATCGCCTATCGTCGCGATCGCAGCGCAATGGGGGCCAGCGGGTTTGAACAGGATCTGGCGGCCTCCAAGGGCGTCAAGCTGATGTTCAATGTTCAGCCAGTCGCCGTGCATGGCAATGGCGCAGCTGCCGAGATCGAGCTGGAATACACCTCCAGCACCGGCGGGTCTTTGACCGGAACCGGCGAAACCGTACGGATCGCTGCGGATCAGATCTTCAAGGCCATCGGCCAGACGCTGGAAGGCGCACCCGAAGGTCTGGAAATCGAAGGCCGCAAGATCAAGGTTGATGACGCAGGTCGCACATCGGTTGCCGGGGTTTGGGCCGGGGGCGACTGTGCCTCGGGCGGCGAAGACCTGACCGTAACCGCTGTGGCCGAAGGCCGCGACGCTGCAATGGACATCCACAGCAGCCTGATGGGCTGAGCGGGCGGCGGGTCGCAATTCTCCCAGGTGACCCGCGCCCCTTTTTCTAAAGGAACAGACAAATGGCTGATCTGACAACAGACTTTCTGGGGATCAAATCCCCGAACCCGTTCTGGCTGGCCTCGGCGCCGCCAACGGACAAGGAATATAACGTCCGCCGCGCATTCGAGGCCGGATGGGGCGGTGTGGTGTGGAAAACGCTGGGGTCCGAAGGACCGCCCGTCGTCAATGTGAACGGTCCGCGTTATGGCGCGATCTGGGGGGCGGACCGTCGCCTGTTGGGGCTCAACAATATCGAGCTGATTACTGACCGCCCACTGGAAACCAACCTCGAAGAAATCACCCGGGTCAAAAAAGACTATCCGGATCGCGCGATCATCGTATCGCTGATGGTCCCGTGCGAGGAGGAGGCCTGGAAGGCGATCCTGCCCAAGGTCGCGGCCACTGGTGCCGACGGGATCGAGCTGAACTTTGGCTGTCCGCATGGCATGGCCGAACGTGGCATGGGATCTGCCGTTGGGCAGGTGCCGGAATATGTCGAAATGGTCACCCGCTGGTGCAAGGAAAACTATGACAAACCGGTGATCGTCAAGCTGACCCCGAACATCACCGATGTGCGCCTGCCGGCCCGCGCGGCCATGGCGGGGGGCGCGGATGCGGTCAGCCTGATCAACACGATCAACTCGATTGTCTCGGTCGACCTGGACGCGATGGCGCCGAACCCGACCATTGGCGACAAGGGCACCCATGGTGGCTATTGTGGTCCCGCAGTTAAACCCATCGCGCTGAACATGGTCGCGGAAATCGCCCGCGATGCACAAACCCAAAACCTGCCGATCTCGGCCATTGGTGGCATCACCACATGGCGCGATGCGGCGGAATTCATAGCGATGGGCGCGGGCAATGTGCAGGTTTGTACCGCCGCGATGACCTATGGTTTCCGCATCGTCGAAGAGATGATCAGCGGGCTGAGCCAGTGGATGGATGAGAAGGGGTATGAATCGACTGCCGACTTCCTGGGTATGGCCGTGCCGAATGTCACCGACTGGCAGTATCTGAACCTGAACCACATCTCCAAGGCCAAGATTGACGAAGATTCCTGTATCAAATGCGGTCGGTGCTATGCTGCCTGCGAAGATACCTCGCATCAGGCAATCGCGATGAGCGAAGACCGGGTGTTCAGCGTCAAGGACGAAGAATGCGTGGCCTGCAATCTGTGCGTCAACGTCTGCCCGGTTGAGAATTGCATCACCATGGAAGTCATGGAACCCGGAACGGTTGACCCGCGCACCGGCAAGGTGGTCGAGGAAGAATACGCCAACTGGACAACCCACCCCAACAATCCGGGGACCTGCGCCGCCGAGTAACGGCGAGCAAATTCAAACAAGACGAAGCGGGCGGCTCAAACGAGCCGCCCGTAATCTGTTGTATCAATGCGTTAGTGGTAGAAGTTCACAGATCACGGCGGGGTCAACATGCGCCGATAAAGGCCCTCAAGGAATTCGGCAGCGCCGTCAAACGGGTCTTCATCTGCCATCAACGCGCGGACCTGAACATCGAAATCGGCGTAATGCTGGGTCAGCGACCACACCGAAAACAGCAGGTGTTTGGGATGGGTTCGGGCAATTTTCCCCTCGCGCATCCAGGTTTCCAGCACGGTGACTTTTTCATCGACCAATGTTCTGAGGTCGGTCGATAGCACCTCGATCATACGCGGTGCACCCTGAACGATTTCATTGGCATACAGCCGGCTTTCCCGTGGAAAATCCCGGCTCAGTTGCAGCTTGCGCTGAACATAGGCCAGGATCTCTTCCATCGGATCGCCCGCCGCATCCAATTCGCGCAGCGGATCCAGCCAGGTGTCCAGCAACTGGGACAAAAGTTCGGTGAAAATCGCCTCCTTGGAGGGGAAGTAGTAGAGCAGATTGGGCTTGGACAGCCCGGCTGCATTGGCAATTTGATCCACGGTTGACCCGCGAAATCCGTTGGCAGAAAACACATCCAATGCAGCTTCGAGAATGGCGGCGCGATTCTTTTTCTGGATGCGGGTCGGGGCTCGATCCTGGGCCATGGGCGTCTGTTTGATCCTCGGTATTGTCCTGGTGCGTGCGGTTTGCCTGAAATTTGATGATATGCCCGATTTTGTGGGGCTTTTTCCAGATGTCGCGCTGCAATTTCTTGACTGGTGTCCCACCCGTGATAGCCTGAGTTTGACCAGTTGGTCAAATCACAGTGGTGGCAGATGTCACGCAGACGTGATGACCAACAGCAAAAACAACGCCGCAAATGGCGAGACAGACGGGGAAGGACGACGGCGATGACCGCGCTTGGACAAAATCTGAAAATCAACGGCGAACGCCTGTGGGACAGCCTGATGGAAATGGCTCAGATCGGACCCGGTGTTGCCGGAGGCAATAACCGCCAGACGCTGACAGATGAAGATGGCGAAGGGCGCGCGTTGTTCCAGAAATGGTGCGAAGACGCGGGCTGTACGATGGGGCTCGATCAGATGGGCAACATGTTTGCCCGGCGCGAAGGCACCGACCCGGATGCGCTGCCGGTCTATGTGGGCTCGCACCTGGACACCCAGCCGACGGGCGGCAAATATGATGGGGTCCTGGGCGTGCTGGGCGGTCTGGAAATTCTGCGATCTCTCAATGACTTGGGGATCAAGACGAAACATCCGATCGTGGTGACGAATTTCACCAACGAAGAGGGCACGCGCTATGCGCCCGCGATGTTGTCATCCGGCGTGTTTGCGGGAATTCATACTCAGGATTGGGCCTATGACCGCGAAGATTCCGAGGGCAAGAAATTCGGCGATGAGCTGTCGCGCATCGGCTGGCGCGGTGACGAAGAGGTCGGCGCGCGCAAGATGCATGCGTTTTTTGAATTGCACATCGAACAGGGCCCGATTCTGGAAAACGAAGACACTGAT
Protein-coding regions in this window:
- a CDS encoding elongation factor P, which translates into the protein MRDFVDGTAFNNEQGNRARKLFAAVVLAALDDAIADDKKYGNGPEQIARWARSRDGREVLSCAGIDPNERVVNGLMEFVGRGVRTSVALSREESERRNAAQQAEAA
- a CDS encoding NAD(P)-dependent oxidoreductase; its protein translation is MATSHQASGVQAGRLSAEQITENFSDLHPAYDAHEAAVAADRCYFCYDAPCTTACPTDIDIPMFLREIQTGHPEAAARTILSQNILGGMCARVCPTETLCEEVCVRETAEGKPVEIGRLQRYATDTLMASGVHPFTRADSTGKKIAIVGAGPAGLSAAHRLAMLGHDVVIYEPKPKSGGLNEFGIASYKSTENFAAREVEWLMQIGGITVEHGQGLGRGLTLDGLKADHDAVFLSIGLAGVNALRAAGEDKDGVRDAVDFISELRQADDLRTLPVGRDVVVIGGGMTAVDAAVQSKLLGAENVTIAYRRDRSAMGASGFEQDLAASKGVKLMFNVQPVAVHGNGAAAEIELEYTSSTGGSLTGTGETVRIAADQIFKAIGQTLEGAPEGLEIEGRKIKVDDAGRTSVAGVWAGGDCASGGEDLTVTAVAEGRDAAMDIHSSLMG
- a CDS encoding RidA family protein produces the protein MPAISVHPEGWKPAKGYANGMVAEGRVLCVGGQIGWNAQQVFETHDFIGQMVQTLKNIRDVVEAAGGKAEDIIRLTWYVTDKREYVARQGEIGKAYRDVMGYHFPAMAMVVVAGLVEDDAKIEIEATAVLPS
- a CDS encoding TetR/AcrR family transcriptional regulator — its product is MAQDRAPTRIQKKNRAAILEAALDVFSANGFRGSTVDQIANAAGLSKPNLLYYFPSKEAIFTELLSQLLDTWLDPLRELDAAGDPMEEILAYVQRKLQLSRDFPRESRLYANEIVQGAPRMIEVLSTDLRTLVDEKVTVLETWMREGKIARTHPKHLLFSVWSLTQHYADFDVQVRALMADEDPFDGAAEFLEGLYRRMLTPP
- a CDS encoding cupin domain-containing protein, which produces MRINADFAERVAVHFDDTPWVASPAPGVERKMLDRIGEEVARATTIVRFAPGSAFKAHTHDGGEEYLVLDGVFQDELGDFPVGSYVRNPPTSRHTPAAMDGAIILVKLHQFQPEDRHQVQINTNIGADPVLPLFHDAHEEVRLETWAPGARVGKEPEGGMEVFVVDGGFTENGEEFARWDWLRLPPGQGFSGCAGPDGARVWIKTGHLAQML
- a CDS encoding cobyric acid synthase, whose product is MTRAIMIQGTGSNVGKSLVVAGLARAFVNRGLRVAPFKPQNMSNNAAVTPEGGEIGRAQALQARAARRTPHTDMNPVLLKPETDTGAQVIVHGQRRGTRSAGSFMRDKSGLLDAALESFARLAADADLVLIEGAGSPAETNLRQGDIANMGFACAANVPVLLVGDIHRGGVIAQIVGTQAVLDPVDLNQIVGFAVNRFRGDLSLFDGGRDDIVQRTGWPCLGVVPWFNEAWRLPAEDMMDIASHVGGACKIVVPQLERMANFDDLDPLSAEPGVTVDIVPAGRALPGDADLILIPGSKSTIGDLAYLKAQGWDVDIHAHVRRGGHVLGVCGGYQMLGKTIDDPDGVDGRPGKVDGLGLLDVDTVMGGTKTVTLTQAHVLDSNEPVDGYEIHMGRSSGPDCDRAWLGIDGRREGARSRSGLVRGTYLHGLFSSDPFRAKFLEELGHQSDLRYEDGVDDVLDQLAVHLEEHLNLDQLWDLAGPVSQTTRTAS
- the efp gene encoding elongation factor P — its product is MAKINGNEIRPGNVLEHNGGLWAAVKVDHVKPGKGGAFAQVELRNLRNGSKLNERFRSADKVERVRLEQKDQQFLYESDGMLVFMDTETYEQIELPAELLGDRRPFLQDGMTIVVEFHESEALNATVPQKVTCQIVETEPVVKGQTAANSFKPAILDNGVKVMVPPFVGQDEMIVVNTETMEYSERA
- the preA gene encoding NAD-dependent dihydropyrimidine dehydrogenase subunit PreA, whose protein sequence is MADLTTDFLGIKSPNPFWLASAPPTDKEYNVRRAFEAGWGGVVWKTLGSEGPPVVNVNGPRYGAIWGADRRLLGLNNIELITDRPLETNLEEITRVKKDYPDRAIIVSLMVPCEEEAWKAILPKVAATGADGIELNFGCPHGMAERGMGSAVGQVPEYVEMVTRWCKENYDKPVIVKLTPNITDVRLPARAAMAGGADAVSLINTINSIVSVDLDAMAPNPTIGDKGTHGGYCGPAVKPIALNMVAEIARDAQTQNLPISAIGGITTWRDAAEFIAMGAGNVQVCTAAMTYGFRIVEEMISGLSQWMDEKGYESTADFLGMAVPNVTDWQYLNLNHISKAKIDEDSCIKCGRCYAACEDTSHQAIAMSEDRVFSVKDEECVACNLCVNVCPVENCITMEVMEPGTVDPRTGKVVEEEYANWTTHPNNPGTCAAE